In the genome of Treponema pedis, one region contains:
- the gltX gene encoding glutamate--tRNA ligase, with amino-acid sequence MQVKVRYAPSPTGFQHIGGVRTALFNYLFARSKGGKFVLRIEDTDRTRYSEEYEQNLYDTLEWLGLEWDEGGSKGGPCAPYVQSQRFDLYKKYAQELVEKGCAYYCFCDSERLDRIRKIQTMNKMPPGYDRACRNLTEEEIRAKLEAGTPYVIRLKVPLEGSTKFKDALLGDIEWKNEDINPDQILLKSDGFPTYHLANIVDDHLMGITHVMRAQEWLPSTPMHVIMYKAFGWEPPEFCHLPMVMGNDGQKLSKRHGATSCNEFRNKGYLKEAIINYVAMLGCSYEDGRDMYTLPELEKLFSVSHLNKAPAVFDYKKLEWFNGQYMREKTDEELFDLTWPYIANSGIFGKIDEEELKKAGCRFENQTYLKPTAEQKNILMKVMPLVKERLHLLSEISAMVRFLFEEPAIPPVEEIIPKKLDAETTKKALQKACEVMPKIKDLDEHTAGEIFRAEAEAMGIKMGDFMMPIRMAVTGSRISPPLVGSIQILGIDKAVKRIEKTIQDRF; translated from the coding sequence ATGCAAGTTAAAGTTAGATACGCTCCGTCGCCGACCGGTTTTCAGCACATAGGAGGCGTACGGACTGCTTTGTTTAATTATTTATTTGCCCGGTCAAAGGGCGGCAAATTCGTTTTACGCATTGAAGACACGGACCGAACGAGGTATAGCGAAGAATACGAGCAAAACCTTTACGATACGCTTGAATGGCTCGGGCTTGAATGGGATGAAGGAGGTTCAAAAGGCGGCCCTTGCGCTCCTTACGTGCAATCACAAAGGTTTGATCTTTATAAAAAATATGCTCAAGAGCTTGTAGAAAAAGGCTGCGCTTATTATTGCTTTTGCGATTCGGAGAGGCTGGACAGAATAAGAAAAATTCAAACTATGAACAAAATGCCTCCCGGCTATGACAGGGCGTGCCGCAATTTAACCGAAGAAGAAATCAGAGCAAAATTGGAAGCGGGAACGCCCTATGTTATCCGCCTAAAAGTTCCGCTTGAAGGCTCTACAAAATTTAAAGATGCTCTTTTAGGCGATATTGAATGGAAAAACGAAGATATTAATCCCGACCAAATTTTACTTAAAAGCGACGGATTTCCTACATATCACCTTGCAAATATCGTAGACGACCATCTTATGGGCATAACTCATGTAATGCGGGCACAAGAATGGCTGCCTTCAACACCTATGCATGTAATTATGTATAAGGCTTTCGGGTGGGAACCGCCCGAATTTTGCCACCTTCCCATGGTTATGGGAAACGACGGCCAAAAACTGTCCAAAAGGCACGGAGCTACAAGCTGTAACGAATTCCGTAATAAGGGTTACTTAAAAGAAGCGATTATAAACTATGTTGCTATGCTCGGATGCTCTTACGAAGACGGAAGAGATATGTATACCCTCCCCGAATTGGAAAAACTTTTCAGTGTCTCGCATTTAAACAAGGCTCCCGCCGTTTTCGATTATAAAAAATTGGAATGGTTTAACGGTCAATATATGCGGGAAAAAACCGATGAAGAATTATTCGATTTAACTTGGCCTTATATCGCAAATTCGGGTATTTTCGGAAAAATTGACGAAGAAGAATTAAAAAAAGCGGGCTGCCGTTTTGAAAATCAAACCTATTTAAAACCCACTGCGGAACAAAAAAATATCTTAATGAAGGTAATGCCTTTAGTAAAAGAAAGACTTCACCTTTTAAGTGAAATAAGCGCAATGGTACGCTTTTTATTTGAAGAGCCCGCCATACCTCCGGTTGAAGAAATTATTCCTAAAAAACTCGATGCGGAAACTACAAAAAAGGCATTACAAAAGGCTTGCGAAGTTATGCCTAAAATCAAAGACCTGGATGAACACACGGCAGGCGAAATCTTTAGAGCCGAAGCCGAAGCTATGGGCATTAAAATGGGAGACTTTATGATGCCTATCAGAATGGCCGTTACGGGCAGCAGAATAAGTCCGCCGCTTGTAGGTTCCATTCAAATATTGGGAATCGATAAGGCTGTAAAGCGCATCGAAAAAACAATACAAGACAGATTTTAA
- a CDS encoding S1 family peptidase codes for MKLKHLFVFFLFIGAASFLKAQAVLSPEVLEKLNNAVFEVIVLKPAEGNLKYEKKLPMERIPFAIRNDKYFPIGTAFLMDDGLFYSAAHVFNLNEESLYGDYYIRSYTGDIYKVDTITSYSTNRDFISFTVSGYKYTEGMGLSVENKILLNTQTFSVGNALGEGIIIRHGLLTSQTFEQENGEWKWLRFSAAASPGNSGGPLITPEGGVLGIITMKSSNENLNYALPFSETKKIEPNTGITHISIYYVMPNIFEEKFFYEYNHKQKLPQKISDVKKNILSDYKTFTANIVKDIQTKFDFSGNESFAKSYGSQEIMYNSWLPSFPLTIVRESNKKWDLFIPNNINEYKLPQNGKISYGTLLNSLTVMIKKPDNITQKELISSPDLYMDYILQASRLYRPIGNERIPITSYGKPVRSQKHTDVHGRTWLVNFWELPFADAEVISYALPLPGGLYIMSKIDSTSETRNGHNLDLAFISDYVIPSYSGSFNDWKEYLALGDSGYSLDPVFSSMKFDFNKKETMIKTGDYDLHIPQQLFSSDKDTTLKAAIGFYLENNKLKFDVQGIQLSTNIRNDNYTYIGFSKILNPPEDAPQTMTDKWIQKIDKAAPFNAKPYNENQYTFYDEILFPDGIPVEEKNKLQYLYHLNLALKQQNRFEEIEKFAKEMKNLLKLPKAKIKK; via the coding sequence ATGAAATTAAAACATCTTTTTGTCTTTTTTCTTTTTATAGGAGCCGCCTCTTTTTTAAAAGCTCAAGCGGTATTATCGCCCGAAGTGCTCGAAAAATTAAACAATGCGGTGTTTGAAGTTATCGTTTTAAAACCTGCAGAAGGTAATTTAAAATACGAAAAAAAACTTCCTATGGAAAGAATCCCCTTTGCTATCCGTAACGATAAATACTTCCCTATAGGAACGGCTTTTTTAATGGACGACGGTTTATTTTATTCCGCAGCCCATGTGTTTAACTTAAATGAAGAATCCTTATACGGCGACTATTATATAAGGTCTTATACCGGTGATATTTACAAAGTAGACACTATAACATCTTACTCAACCAATAGAGATTTTATTTCTTTTACCGTATCCGGATATAAATATACCGAAGGCATGGGATTAAGTGTAGAAAATAAAATTTTACTAAACACGCAAACCTTTTCCGTAGGTAATGCATTGGGAGAAGGAATTATTATAAGACACGGTCTACTTACAAGCCAAACCTTTGAACAGGAAAACGGAGAGTGGAAATGGCTGAGATTTTCAGCCGCCGCAAGCCCCGGAAATTCCGGCGGACCGCTCATTACTCCGGAAGGCGGCGTATTGGGAATAATTACAATGAAAAGCTCAAATGAAAATCTTAACTATGCACTTCCTTTTTCGGAAACAAAAAAAATAGAACCAAATACGGGAATTACACATATAAGTATATACTATGTTATGCCGAACATTTTTGAAGAAAAATTCTTTTATGAATATAATCATAAACAAAAACTTCCGCAAAAAATTTCCGATGTAAAGAAAAATATCCTTTCGGATTATAAAACCTTTACTGCAAATATAGTAAAAGATATACAAACAAAATTCGACTTTTCCGGAAATGAATCCTTTGCTAAATCTTACGGCTCGCAGGAAATTATGTACAACTCATGGCTGCCGTCATTTCCGCTTACGATAGTACGGGAAAGCAACAAAAAATGGGACTTATTCATTCCGAATAATATAAATGAATATAAACTGCCCCAAAACGGAAAAATTTCTTACGGAACACTGCTTAACTCGTTAACGGTTATGATAAAAAAACCGGATAACATAACGCAAAAAGAACTTATCTCTTCTCCCGATTTATATATGGATTATATTTTACAGGCGTCAAGATTATACCGTCCTATAGGCAACGAGCGTATACCTATAACTTCTTACGGAAAACCCGTTCGCTCCCAAAAACATACCGATGTTCACGGAAGAACATGGCTTGTAAATTTTTGGGAATTACCGTTTGCCGATGCTGAAGTTATAAGTTACGCATTACCCCTTCCGGGAGGCCTATACATAATGTCAAAAATAGACTCCACTTCCGAAACAAGAAACGGACACAATCTTGATTTGGCATTTATAAGCGACTACGTTATCCCGTCATATTCGGGTTCTTTTAATGATTGGAAAGAATACCTGGCCCTCGGCGATTCGGGTTATTCTTTGGACCCTGTTTTTTCTTCTATGAAATTCGATTTTAATAAAAAAGAAACAATGATAAAAACGGGAGATTACGACCTGCATATTCCTCAACAATTGTTTTCAAGCGATAAGGATACTACATTAAAAGCGGCAATAGGCTTTTATCTGGAAAATAATAAACTTAAATTTGATGTACAAGGTATTCAATTATCTACAAATATCCGAAACGATAACTACACATATATAGGGTTTTCAAAAATTCTCAATCCCCCGGAAGATGCTCCTCAAACAATGACAGATAAATGGATTCAAAAAATAGATAAGGCAGCGCCCTTTAATGCAAAACCATATAATGAAAATCAATATACATTTTATGACGAAATTTTATTCCCTGACGGTATACCTGTAGAGGAAAAAAATAAATTACAGTATCTTTATCATCTTAATCTTGCACTAAAACAGCAAAATCGATTTGAAGAAATTGAAAAATTTGCAAAAGAGATGAAAAATTTATTGAAATTACCGAAGGCCAAAATAAAAAAATAG
- a CDS encoding RtcB family protein, which yields MQTIQGKYNKANVMIDSIDSETEKQIKTFLNHKAFEGTNIAVMPDCHAGKGAVIGFTMNMDKYIIPNIVGVDIGCGILSAQLNIKNPNLAELDNFIKKNIPSGTSVHRVHKVDNKEFEEEIIEESKKVNMDTDRALKSVGTLGGGNHFIELGKDSQGRFWLTIHSGSRNLGLQIAVFYQKKAKEILETSGILSEEDKNLEYLLTESTEGKAYLHATYFAQKYAKANRLKMIELISEFLNTEPVELVESVHNFIGNDGIIRKGATSAKLDEKLIIPFNMRDGLAFCRGKGNDVYNQSAPHGAGRIMSRTKAFASLSLKTFQKEMYNAGIFTTTATKNTLDESPAAYKDKEIILKHIKPTADIKDFVKPVYNFKSPN from the coding sequence ATGCAAACAATACAGGGAAAATATAATAAAGCAAATGTAATGATTGATTCCATAGATTCGGAAACGGAAAAACAAATTAAAACGTTTCTTAATCATAAAGCATTTGAAGGCACTAACATTGCTGTAATGCCTGATTGCCACGCAGGAAAAGGCGCCGTTATCGGATTTACTATGAATATGGATAAATATATCATTCCCAACATTGTAGGTGTAGATATAGGCTGCGGAATTTTATCTGCACAGCTAAATATTAAAAATCCGAATCTTGCAGAACTCGATAATTTTATTAAAAAAAACATTCCAAGCGGTACTTCCGTTCACCGTGTTCATAAAGTCGATAATAAAGAATTTGAAGAAGAAATTATCGAAGAGTCGAAAAAAGTAAATATGGATACCGATAGGGCTTTAAAAAGTGTAGGAACCTTGGGCGGAGGGAATCATTTTATAGAACTTGGAAAAGATTCTCAAGGCAGGTTTTGGCTTACAATTCATTCAGGGAGCCGAAACCTCGGATTGCAAATTGCGGTTTTTTACCAAAAAAAAGCAAAAGAAATTTTGGAAACCTCGGGAATTCTTTCCGAAGAAGATAAAAATTTGGAATACCTGCTTACGGAAAGTACCGAAGGCAAAGCCTATCTTCATGCAACTTATTTTGCTCAAAAATATGCAAAAGCAAACCGGCTTAAAATGATAGAGCTTATTTCAGAATTTTTAAATACGGAACCCGTAGAATTGGTAGAATCCGTTCATAATTTTATAGGCAATGACGGTATTATCCGCAAAGGAGCAACTTCTGCAAAACTTGATGAAAAACTTATTATTCCGTTTAATATGCGCGACGGACTTGCTTTTTGCCGCGGAAAAGGGAATGATGTATATAATCAATCCGCCCCTCATGGAGCAGGCAGAATTATGTCGCGTACCAAGGCCTTCGCGTCTCTTTCGTTAAAAACATTTCAAAAAGAAATGTATAATGCCGGAATCTTTACTACAACCGCAACAAAAAACACTTTGGACGAATCTCCAGCCGCTTACAAAGATAAAGAAATCATTTTAAAACATATAAAACCCACTGCCGATATAAAAGACTTTGTAAAACCGGTTTATAATTTTAAATCTCCGAATTAA
- a CDS encoding glycine hydroxymethyltransferase, whose amino-acid sequence MIAYLANLDQVASVYPEIASSIVKEIENQRSHLKLIASENYSSLSVQAAMGNLLTDKYAEGFPEHRYYGGCENVDAVETAACNEACKIFGAEHAYVQPHSGADANIVAYWAILNAKVEEPFLKKFEQVVDGKVKKMSLEGLSHKDWEELRRELGNQKLMGLDYYSGGHLTHGYVQNVSSKMFKTCSYTVDKETGELNYDEIEKQAMQEKPLILLAGYSAYPRKINFKRFREIADKCGAVLMVDMAHFAGLVAGKVFEGEYNPVLWADVVTTTTHKTLRGPRGAMVLCKKEFAEFVDKGCPLVIGGPLPHIMAAKAVAFREAASKEYQDYAHKVRDNAAALAKECMALGMKLQTNGTDNHLMLINVTKYGLNGRQAETAMSECGVTLNRNSLPFDPNGPWWTSGLRVGTPAVTSLGMGAAEMKQIASIIDRVLKASKPGVTKSGAPSKANVVVDPTVKAEIQKEVDEILNKFVLYPELDLDFLKSIYC is encoded by the coding sequence ATGATTGCATATTTAGCCAATTTGGACCAGGTTGCCTCGGTGTATCCTGAAATTGCATCAAGTATCGTAAAAGAAATAGAAAACCAGCGCAGTCACTTAAAATTGATTGCAAGCGAAAACTATTCTTCACTCAGCGTCCAAGCCGCTATGGGAAACCTGCTTACCGATAAATATGCGGAAGGATTCCCCGAACACAGATATTACGGAGGATGCGAAAATGTAGATGCAGTTGAAACGGCAGCCTGTAACGAAGCCTGTAAAATTTTCGGTGCCGAACACGCCTATGTACAGCCGCACTCCGGTGCAGATGCAAATATAGTTGCTTATTGGGCAATCTTAAACGCAAAAGTAGAAGAACCTTTTTTAAAAAAATTTGAACAAGTCGTAGACGGAAAGGTTAAAAAAATGAGCCTTGAAGGCTTAAGTCATAAAGATTGGGAAGAACTTCGCCGCGAATTGGGTAACCAAAAGTTAATGGGTTTGGATTATTATTCCGGAGGACACTTAACGCACGGTTATGTTCAAAACGTTTCTTCCAAAATGTTTAAAACCTGCTCTTACACCGTAGATAAAGAAACCGGCGAATTAAATTATGATGAAATTGAAAAACAAGCCATGCAGGAAAAGCCTCTTATTCTTTTAGCAGGCTACAGCGCATATCCCCGAAAAATAAACTTTAAACGCTTTAGGGAAATTGCCGATAAATGCGGAGCGGTTTTAATGGTAGATATGGCACACTTTGCAGGGTTGGTAGCCGGAAAAGTTTTTGAAGGCGAATATAATCCCGTTTTATGGGCTGATGTCGTAACTACCACAACACATAAAACCTTGCGAGGCCCGCGTGGAGCAATGGTTCTTTGCAAAAAAGAATTTGCCGAATTCGTAGATAAGGGCTGCCCCCTCGTAATAGGAGGCCCTCTTCCTCATATAATGGCGGCTAAAGCCGTAGCATTCCGCGAAGCTGCAAGCAAAGAATATCAAGATTACGCACATAAGGTACGCGACAATGCCGCCGCTCTTGCAAAAGAATGTATGGCTCTGGGTATGAAACTTCAAACAAACGGTACGGATAACCATTTAATGCTTATTAATGTAACAAAATACGGTTTAAACGGCAGACAGGCGGAAACTGCAATGTCCGAATGCGGGGTTACGCTTAACCGAAACAGCTTACCCTTCGACCCGAACGGACCTTGGTGGACAAGCGGATTGCGTGTAGGAACACCGGCTGTTACAAGTTTGGGAATGGGCGCTGCTGAAATGAAGCAAATCGCTTCCATTATCGATAGGGTTTTAAAAGCTTCAAAACCCGGCGTTACAAAAAGCGGTGCTCCAAGCAAAGCAAATGTAGTTGTTGACCCTACCGTAAAAGCCGAAATTCAAAAAGAAGTGGACGAGATTTTAAACAAATTCGTCCTTTATCCTGAACTGGATTTGGACTTTTTAAAGAGTATTTACTGCTGA
- the metG gene encoding methionine--tRNA ligase: protein MKRKLVTSALPYVNNYPHLGNLIQVLSADVFARFCRLKGFETLYICGTDEYGTATETKAAEENKTPQELCDFYHAHHSEIYNWFNIAFNYFGRTSTPQQTEITQSIFNDLEKNGYITEHTIEQLYCPSCKRFLADRYVLGECPSCGYKDARGDQCEHCGKLLDPTELKTPRCSSCGEIPEVRKTTHLYINLPKIAPEYEKWLSAASKEGNWSNNSIQISRGWLREGLQERAITRDLKWGIPVPKKGFENKVFYVWFDAPIGYISITKCWADLTGSDWKTWWLDQNDVELFQFIGKDNIPFHTVIFPCSLIGSAKNWTKLFHMSGSEYLNYENGKFSKSKGVGVFGNDAKESGIPADIWRFYIFYNRPEKNDTQFTWKDFQERVNSELIGNLCNLVNRTATFVSRYYDGKIPEALNIQQETSDGTLKTREDIKNIISHLRNEAEKSFKKITELSDWANLRDAFHEVFNLSSVANKAFQDGEPWKTRETDPQFAGALISELCYLIKDLLILIHPFMPQYADKAAGFFGIKIWSGNIFDEKAPDFKKPCGDFLSWKNLGERTGLKTVENPVIIFKTLENKIIDAYREKYSGNQRTRKMDEKETVNTEKQIEPQTEKIPASQIFSKKIALKTARIVAIEKHPDADKLYIEKLDDGSGTERTILSGLVPFLTEDELLGKTVIIADNLKPRKMRGIESFGMLLAASWFDEEKKEHVEILQAPWAAPGTPVILEGDVTDPENTEDVSAFYAQKPESIDADTFFSAPILIENYIPQIEGKKLLAAGRELKLENVKTGEAG from the coding sequence ATGAAACGAAAACTTGTAACCTCGGCACTGCCGTATGTAAACAACTATCCGCATTTAGGAAATCTGATTCAAGTATTATCTGCGGACGTATTTGCCCGTTTTTGCCGCTTAAAAGGGTTTGAAACGCTTTATATCTGCGGAACCGACGAATACGGAACAGCTACAGAAACTAAGGCTGCAGAAGAAAACAAAACACCGCAAGAACTTTGCGACTTTTATCATGCTCACCATTCCGAAATTTACAATTGGTTTAACATTGCTTTTAATTATTTCGGCCGAACTTCTACGCCTCAGCAAACTGAAATAACCCAATCAATTTTTAACGATTTGGAAAAAAACGGATATATAACCGAACATACGATTGAACAGCTTTACTGTCCTTCGTGTAAACGGTTTTTAGCGGACCGCTATGTATTGGGCGAGTGCCCCTCCTGCGGTTATAAAGACGCACGAGGCGACCAATGCGAACATTGCGGGAAACTTTTAGACCCTACGGAACTGAAAACACCCCGATGTTCTTCTTGCGGAGAAATTCCCGAAGTACGAAAAACAACGCATCTTTATATTAATCTGCCTAAAATTGCTCCGGAGTACGAAAAATGGCTTTCTGCGGCTTCTAAAGAAGGAAACTGGTCTAATAACTCCATTCAAATTTCCAGGGGTTGGCTGCGCGAAGGCTTACAGGAACGCGCCATTACCCGAGATTTAAAATGGGGAATTCCCGTTCCGAAAAAAGGTTTTGAAAATAAGGTTTTTTATGTTTGGTTTGATGCTCCTATAGGGTACATTTCCATTACAAAATGCTGGGCGGATTTAACCGGCAGCGATTGGAAAACATGGTGGCTGGACCAAAACGATGTGGAATTATTTCAGTTTATCGGAAAAGATAATATTCCGTTTCATACCGTAATTTTTCCGTGTTCGCTAATAGGTTCAGCCAAAAATTGGACTAAATTATTCCATATGTCGGGCTCCGAATACCTTAACTACGAAAACGGAAAATTTTCGAAATCAAAGGGTGTAGGAGTTTTCGGAAATGATGCAAAAGAATCCGGAATTCCTGCCGATATATGGCGCTTTTATATTTTTTACAACCGTCCTGAAAAAAACGACACGCAATTTACTTGGAAAGACTTTCAAGAAAGGGTAAACAGTGAACTTATCGGAAATTTATGTAATCTTGTAAACAGAACGGCAACCTTCGTATCAAGATATTACGACGGAAAAATACCCGAGGCATTAAATATACAGCAAGAAACTTCGGACGGAACTTTAAAAACACGTGAAGATATTAAAAATATTATTTCACATTTAAGAAACGAAGCGGAAAAAAGCTTTAAAAAAATTACCGAACTTTCCGATTGGGCTAATTTACGGGACGCTTTTCATGAAGTATTTAACCTATCTTCCGTTGCAAATAAGGCATTCCAGGACGGAGAACCGTGGAAAACACGTGAAACGGACCCTCAATTTGCAGGCGCTTTAATTTCCGAACTTTGTTATTTAATAAAAGACTTACTTATTCTAATTCACCCGTTTATGCCGCAATATGCGGATAAAGCTGCGGGCTTTTTCGGTATTAAAATTTGGTCCGGTAATATTTTCGATGAAAAAGCTCCCGACTTTAAAAAGCCTTGCGGTGATTTTTTATCATGGAAAAATTTGGGAGAAAGAACGGGTCTTAAAACCGTAGAAAATCCCGTTATTATTTTTAAAACACTGGAAAACAAAATAATTGACGCTTATCGCGAAAAATATTCCGGTAATCAAAGGACAAGGAAAATGGACGAAAAAGAAACCGTAAACACCGAAAAGCAAATTGAACCTCAAACGGAAAAAATTCCGGCTTCGCAAATATTTTCGAAAAAAATTGCTTTAAAAACAGCACGTATTGTTGCTATCGAAAAACATCCCGATGCGGATAAATTATACATAGAAAAACTGGACGACGGTTCAGGAACCGAAAGGACAATTCTTTCAGGTCTTGTTCCGTTTTTAACGGAAGATGAGCTTTTAGGTAAAACCGTTATTATTGCGGACAATTTAAAACCCAGAAAAATGAGAGGTATCGAATCTTTCGGAATGCTTTTAGCTGCAAGCTGGTTCGATGAAGAAAAAAAAGAACACGTTGAAATTTTACAAGCACCGTGGGCAGCTCCGGGAACGCCCGTCATTCTCGAAGGAGACGTAACCGACCCCGAAAATACCGAAGACGTTTCCGCCTTTTACGCACAAAAACCCGAGTCAATCGATGCAG